A single genomic interval of Daucus carota subsp. sativus chromosome 1, DH1 v3.0, whole genome shotgun sequence harbors:
- the LOC135147042 gene encoding uncharacterized protein LOC135147042: MAYINAIGCSEGLSNSRPPLFDGTNFATWKTRFRIYARSQGVKVWMAIEDGTIIPTKIVDDVTIEKKVSEYTHEKEDRMNIAAKAEMVLTSALAEKEYKRVNNCKSAQEMWNKLVVTYEGTTDIKDSRMDTLIQEYENFKLQDGENIIDMETRFTRIIDELSQLGKNYTQNEKNRRVLKSLPPSWKVKVTTIKEMHNLNDYHIDNLFGNLRAYEEDNVPDIVIPKVEDKKKNMALKSILIDEDENDEDLNEEIQNLDESEIALLTRQLRRVLQSKAQRYGKGFLKSNNQQRVFNSNGRPNYSQNYSPNYKSNFPTNSGYKGKNNQSPNGYNNANTSNNNIYTPPKPKELNPEETQDVCFECKQPGHYKRECPKLSKGRILVAENGWDLSEDEESPEASEEVVNLCLMAIEDASTSTDISTTNQEVSSSSPTLVDIPFLKLSSLNLLNMEKGELIKLLVEVNTRYDYLDQLFLTTWSEKEKLEDIYQTQQKEFSRIKESKIKLEEEMVNLQDSFIKSKDAITKLEIENVALILETEEIKDEKLQLNENIQKLHVDLLNLKIQNESLTQERSTTSYLKDSLETEIAQILEEKEKEFKIETCKIKDEHSNILAQCKDQERIVNAKIDALINDKNDLERTIQRFTKGNEMLDRMVHSKISYNHEGLGYDKNAQRKNNVQPKERIFQKASSSPILKCSYCNKNGHDVQSCKFKNGEFKGKHIWVRKGTKQNPKVEKYVPYKNVSHELRQPRFNYHQKPIPFQYRNTRNNIFPNGQSSRNYHVPSYDLYSQNTMRYPNNRNHVYQYANSHKYDSRDTRYYDNSRYQGRNNAPRNEYATRNVRPTSNPYLYYEVLTPGPSRQKGTYKFN; this comes from the coding sequence ATGGCTTATATAAACGCCATTGGatgtagtgaaggtctctcaaattctagacctcctcTATTTGATGGTACAAACTTTGCTACTTGGAAAACGAGATTTAGAATATATGCAAGATCTCAAggagtcaaagtttggatggccatagaagatggtactATTATTCCGACTAAAATTGTCGACGATGTTActatcgaaaagaaagtaagtgagtatactcatgaaaaagaagatagaatgaatatcgccgctaaagcggaaatggttctcacaagtgcacttgcagaaaaagaatataaacgagtaaacaactgcaagtcggcacaagaaatgtggaacaaattaGTGGTAACCTATGAAGGTACTACGGATataaaagattctcgaatggatactttgatccaagaatacgagaactttaaactccaagatggagaaaatatcatcgatatggaaacaagatttactcGTATAATCGATGAATTATCTCAACTCGGGAAGAACTATactcaaaatgaaaagaatcgtcgggttcttaaatctctccctccgagttggaaagttaaagtCACTACTATtaaagagatgcacaatctcaatgacTATCACATCGATAATCTATTCGGAAACCTTCGTGCTTACGAGGAAGATAATGTTCCGGATATTGTAATTCCCAAGGTGgaagacaagaagaaaaatatggcattaaaatccatattaatcgatgaagatgaaaatgacGAAGATTTAAACGAGGAAATTCAAAATCTTGATGAAAGCGAAATTGCTTTACTCACGagacaacttcgtcgtgtgcttcaaagcaaagctcaaaggtacggaaaaggcttccttaaatcaaataatcaacaaagagtctttaactctaatggaaggcctaattactctcaaaattattcTCCTAACTATAAGAGTAATTTTCCTACCAACTCGGGCTATAAAGGCAAAAATAATCAAAGTCCGAATGGCTATAATAATGCCAACACGAGCAACAATAATATTTACACTCCTCCAAAACCAAAAGAACTAAATCCGGAGGAAACACAAGATGTATGCTTTGAGTGTAAACAACCGGGTCACTATAAACGAGAATGTCCTAAACTATCTAAGGGTCGAATTCTCGTGGCCGAAAAcggttgggatttaagtgaagatgaggAATCTCCCGAagcaagtgaagaagtggttaaTCTATGTTTGATGGCAATCGAGGATGCTTCTACATCAACGGATATCTCCACTACTAACCAAGAGGTAAGTTCTTCTTCACCAACTTTAGTTGATATTCCTTTTCTTAAACTCTCTAGtttgaatttattaaatatggAAAAAGGTGAGTTGATCAAGCTATTAGTTGAAGTAAATACTCGTTATGATTATCTTGATCAATTGTTCCTCACTACTTGGTCCGAGAAAGAAAAGCTTGAAGATATATATCAAACTCAACAAAAAGAGTTTTCTCGGATAAAggaatcaaaaattaaacttgaagaagaaatggtAAATCTTCAAGATTCCTTTATAAAATCCAAGGATGcaattacaaaattggaaatTGAGAACGTTGCCTTGATATTAGAAACGGAAGAAATAAAAGATGAGAAGCttcaattaaatgaaaatattcaaaagcttcatgttgatctattaaatttgaaaatccaAAATGAGTCGCTAACTCAAGAAAGATCAACTACGAGTTATCTAAAAGATAGTCTCGAAACTGAAATTGCTCAAATccttgaagaaaaagaaaaagagttcaAAATAGAAACTTGCAAAATCAAGGATGAACATTCCAACATCTTAGCACAATGCAAAGATCAAGAAAGAATCGTAAATGCTAAGATTGATGCCTTAATCAATGACAAAAATGATCTTGAACGAACGATTCAACGATTTACAAAAGGTAATGAAATGTTGGATAGAATGGTACATTCTAAAATATCCTATAATCATGAAGGATtgggatatgataaaaatgctcaaagAAAGAACAATGTTCAACCAAAGGAACGAATCTTTCAAAAGGCTTCTAGTTCACCTATACTAAAGTGTTCATATTGCAATAAAAATGGACATGACGTTCAAAGTTGCAAATTCAAGAATGGTGAATTTAAGGGGAAGCATATATGGGTTCGTAAAGGAACAAAACAAAATCCCAAGGTTGAAAAATATGTACCATACAAAAATGTTTCTCATGAGCTAAGGCAACCAAGATTTAATTATCATCAAAAGCCTATACCGTTTCAATATAGAAATACAAGGAACAACATATTTCCAAATGGTCAATCCTCTAGAAATTATCATGTACCAAGTTATGATCTTTATTCTCAAAATACAATGCGTTATCCAAATAATAGAAATCATGTGTATCAATATGCAAATTCTCACAAATATGATTCGAGAGATACACGGTACTATGATAACTCAAGATATCAAGGTAGGAACAATGCACCTAGAAATGAATATGCTACCAGAAATGTTCGTCCTACTTCAAACCCCTATCTTTATTATGAAGTACTAACCCcaggaccctcaagacaaaagggtacctataaatttaattaa